In one window of Euzebyales bacterium DNA:
- a CDS encoding carbohydrate ABC transporter permease — MATNTDPPTDGPTTTDHRTTTDRTGRGDDVDAPAVRAPDQGTAREAAAEGREVQTLVRRRTRARMAGFVLLSLGAILFLFPFWYMVVGSLQTEPDPTVGGAFPDPANITLANYADINSRLDLLRTLFNSGVFTGGVIVFTLVLGLLAGYALAVLDFRGKGLVFSVVLLSLIVPFQLLMIPLYVMIVRTYGLADSYLGMILPFAVNATAVFIFRQFFRSIPRDLFDAARIDGASELQILLRLAIPIARPAILTAIIVTFIGPWNEFLWPFLITKQQTMQPLAVALANYITTIAGRAANPFGAILAGATVLAIPAVVLFLAFQRYFLQSDIGAGIKG, encoded by the coding sequence ATGGCCACCAACACCGATCCCCCGACCGACGGTCCGACCACGACCGACCACCGCACCACGACCGATCGGACCGGGCGCGGGGACGACGTCGACGCGCCGGCTGTACGGGCACCCGATCAGGGCACGGCTCGGGAAGCGGCCGCAGAGGGCCGCGAGGTCCAGACCCTCGTCCGCCGCCGCACACGTGCCCGGATGGCCGGATTCGTCCTCCTAAGCCTCGGGGCGATCCTCTTCCTCTTCCCGTTCTGGTACATGGTCGTGGGCTCCCTGCAAACGGAGCCGGATCCGACCGTGGGCGGCGCGTTCCCCGATCCCGCGAACATCACCCTGGCCAACTACGCCGACATCAACAGCCGACTCGATCTCCTGCGCACCCTGTTCAATTCGGGCGTCTTCACCGGTGGGGTCATCGTGTTCACCCTCGTGCTGGGGCTGCTCGCCGGCTACGCCCTTGCGGTGCTCGACTTCCGGGGAAAGGGCTTGGTGTTCAGCGTCGTGCTGCTGAGCCTGATCGTGCCGTTCCAGTTGCTCATGATCCCGCTGTACGTCATGATCGTGCGCACCTACGGGTTGGCGGACAGCTACCTCGGCATGATCCTGCCGTTCGCCGTCAACGCCACCGCGGTGTTCATCTTCCGGCAGTTCTTCCGCTCGATCCCGCGCGACCTGTTCGATGCGGCCCGGATCGACGGCGCGAGCGAACTGCAGATCCTGCTGCGACTGGCGATTCCGATCGCCCGTCCGGCGATCCTCACGGCCATCATCGTGACGTTCATCGGACCGTGGAACGAGTTCCTCTGGCCGTTCCTGATTACCAAGCAGCAGACCATGCAGCCGCTCGCGGTGGCGCTGGCCAACTACATCACCACGATCGCGGGCAGGGCGGCCAACCCCTTCGGCGCGATCCTCGCAGGCGCGACGGTGCTCGCCATCCCCGCGGTCGTGCTGTTCCTGGCGTTCCAGCGGTACTTCCTCCAGTCCGACATCGGCGCGGGCATCAAAGGCTGA